The genomic region tagttagtaacatacgttaataatgcacacaaataatgcgcggctcatagagtttgaacttgttggactcaaaaatgaatgcagtcagtgcttatgtcaagcagttcggttggtaatatattcacagattcgagcttcccggattaataactcgtgagctaaacgttgttaaaacacaaatgcagctacttccaatcatagtagcctagacaacaagctacaacaacccaattttcctcaaatgtgttttataataaattggtctctatgagcaggcggcggagatacacgcctgaagggaccgtctgaaaagtgcaaaacccgaaacccttttgctcattttatattacgaaaaatactcaataacttcactgtaacatACTGTACTGgcaccaaattcagttcatacatcactgctctcctgctggttataggtactacaacacttagtttGGCAAGTAGCACTTAAAGGCCTTCTTTACACAAATGATGTTGGTACACAGCTTACATACAACAGCTTTTGCATGATAATGGCTTACTGGATTTGAtggcattacaatttatttaatatttttactaataacagttaagttattattatattattttatttaataattaataatcataaacgttatgcatttttttttttttttttttaatcaaactaagtgttgggttttgcacttttcagacggtcccttcaggcgtgtatctccgccgcctgctcatagagaccaatttattataaaacacatttgaggaaaattgggttgttgtagcttgttgtctaggttactatgattggaagtagcttcatttgtgtttttaacaacgtttagctcacgGGTTACtaatccgggaagctcgaatctgtgaatatattgccaactgaactgcttgacataagcactgactgcatttcttcatttttgagtccaacaagttcaaactctatgagccgcgcattatttgtgtgcattattaacgtatgttactaactgaaacactactgtcagccagcgggacattaaagaggaagtgtttgtccgagttcacagcaagggaacgattataactttgcgagggaacgcaaaacatctttgcgagggaacgcaaaacatctttgcgagggaacgcaaaagatttgaaaaaaaaattcctcccatcccaaatttttttccaccaccacgtaaaatttccttccttgccttttttttttctaccaccatgtccctttaggggctccgtaataCGGTGCTCCTTggacacatcttcattctttttttctagGCCTATTTGTGGTGTGTTTGGTTATATGATTTGCCAttgcaaatataatttttttacgaTCTTTAACGTTACTTAATTTTATTGGGCCTCATTTGTGAAGCTTTCGTAAATATATGAGTAAATTCGGAGCAATTTGGACATTATACAGACCTTCCAGAAAACTCTCCCCCGGATTCACAAATGCTTCGTACACATCAGATTTGATGCTTAAACTTGTGTATGTTAATAAATTTCAATCATTTATAAATAGGGTGAGTGtgcatcatgacaaacaggacatttggacagcatttctcataaaAAAGTGGAtgagtattcatacacagcgcagatcataatcagtgagcatgtttttaaataaaaaattttaaatcttttttttttttcctttgtttaCTTCCTCTTACTTACTTTCACAGCCCTTACTAGCCTACATCTGTTACATAGTCCACGTTGGCATGATTGTGTTCACCTGTTCCTCATGTGCTCTGCTCCTTTTATATTGTGCTCATTTCCCTCATGTTTTCGCATGTGTGTGAACATTTCTTGCTTGTCAGTCAGTGCTACATTTAGTTTACTCACTTTGTTTCATCTCAAAAGCATATAAAGGGAAGAAATgtagaaacattatgtggcaaTTATTGAGAAAAGGTTTGTgagacacatttacatttttgttatatttgttatattttgttgttaGCCTACAGTGATATATTTgctcatttaattaataatgttcagtattttttaataaataaaaaaaagaataatgtccattgcagtttatttaatattaataatgatggctatcaaaaaacaatataaaaatatttcattggagtatcggtatcggtatcgATATCGACGATACTTGCCTTGAAAGTACTTGGTATCGGATcggaaagaaaaaaatggtatcgcccatccctagcGTTTGACGAAGCATATTAATGAGCAACGTGAAGCTTTCATGACGTTCTCGCGGGAGATTCATGTGAAACTCGCGCGAGAACTGCCGtctctgttattctgtcttgtttgtttctcattctcattatctgttattctgtgtattttgttgtgagcattactaaaaaaaataattaaaaaaaaaacaaaaactgacggCATCCAACATCTGCGTGAGTTTCTCGCTATGGTTTCTCGGCACGCTGACGTCACGCTTCAAGTTACGTCAAGCATGAACTCTCAACCCTCGCATGCACGCGCAGGAGACAGTTGGtcgaaagttttaaaaaatattcaaatatttttttcttacaaatacgtatcgtttcacttcagaagacattgattcatccattggggtcgtatggattactgtagttattgCTGTTTGTGCTGTTTGATGCTTCGACTTTTAGGAACAGGTGAGccgggtgtactgtattttcttataatacagaatagcaaatgggattccctcttaagattcatcagtggaaagaaagaaaaagaggaacaagaggaggaggaggaagccaagcaagAGAAACAAATAAGAAGTGTTGcaactttaaatctgttttgaaataagttgtttttcaaataaagttttccaAGTGATAtgactgtttgcattttatttatttatttatttatttattattaattacttaccctgtaactacatgaaataagagggtaacaagctccactttaatttacggcccgtaatgtcgtacttaccctgtaactacatgaaataagagggtaacaagctccactttaatttacggcccgtaatgtcgtacttaccctgtaactacatgaaataagagggtaacaagctccactttaatttacggcccgtaatgtcgtacttaccctgtaactacatgaaataagagggtaacaagcaaatttgttgtaattacgcagtactttctgggctgtaatctaaagcgttaccgaGTTTCTCTCTAGTTCCCTGCAAGGTTGCactcattttatttctttttgtttgcaAGTTCCCTTTACttattttcagtattttttgGTTATTTGTCTGCCTGTCTATCTAGTTCCAGTTATTTagtttctttattttttccctCTAGTCTTAattgtcagttttattttgcttttttttggtACTTTTTCAGTAATTTTTAGTACTTTTTCAGTTGAATCAGTTAATTcaatagcaaacaatgcaagatacatgtttcaaatcacccttGTTGCTGAAATAAAGAAAGTAATGCAGGCTACATTATGCCACATTAGAAAATAGAAAATACACTTACATTATCTAACTTATATATCATAaaatccataatgtttgtaatagCATCTATTCAGTGTGTTATCAAAAGGTGTGAAGTATGACAGCCATAAGGTTTGGTGCAAACAGTTTGCTGCCAATACAGTTCTCACTGTGCCATATGAATGAATCTATACTCTACTTGAACTTTATAGATGAAAGGTGAGTTACAGTATGGCATACTGTAATGTAAAATGCTGTAATTGATGCCATCTGTCTCTCTTCTTCTGATGCATCTCTGATCAGTATGATGTTACACAGTCATTACCTGCTTCCTCTCCCTTGTACTCTATCCTGCTTTATGTTCACAAATtgcaaatctctctctctctctctctctctctctctctcacacacacacacacacacacattgaacATAGTGGTCATCTAAGATACAGTAAATCACTTCATTACAAGAATTCATTTGGCTATCCATATTGGAAATTGCAAACAAGAAGGTATGTCTATAGAAtcaatatctatagaaatctataGATGTACCAAATGATTAATTGATTAACTATTAAGTTCAGTTGGATTAAATAatagacaaatgtattaaactgaacgAAAAGAGATGCAAATGAAAAGTTTGATAGAAATAGCATTATGAAAGCCagttactgtgaatgaaacatttgatgaaacatttattttgtgtagtgaaaaggatactttgtgattttgtgtattgtactaacacaattgaaaatatgctgaaatgttcgaaaaaaaaaagtgaactttTGATGATCTTttgtgatattagtactaagagttttgaaaattttacgcttgcttgtgaaaattgcgccaaagcaattaaaaaaaacgaaTAAATATCACTTCCTGTTCATTCTGCGTCTGGGTCCTCCTCAGAATCCTGACAAAAGCAATCTTTTCCTTTACAAAACTCTTATATATAGTTATTAATCAGACaaacaataaatcaaataaactgatcattttaattgcaaaagttctttattattttaaggaagttttttttttttttttagtttttgttgaTGCAGAGAAAATCATTTTAAGTTTAATGGGATGATACTCAGATAAAACTGCTCCATCTACTCCAGGTCTTTTTCCAACATGTAATGTCGATTGAAGGCACAGATGTAGCTTTTCTTGACACTACAAGAGTCGTCATTCCACCTGCCAACCTCTGAAAATGTGAGGGACAGTGAAATGAAGAGATTATTGTACCTTCATCTATCATTATGTTTTACCAAACATCTAATTGTCCTCACAGCATCAATATCACTATAATAAATCATTTAGCCAAACATCaagttaaaatgtattgttattGTAATATAACCCATtagttttttcatttttttaaccaaTTCCCTCTTGTACTTCCATCTTTACCTTTCCAGTTCATCTCCACGCATTCCTCCGTGGCGGTGTACATGTGGTTGGGCTCACCACGTGTCCAAACTTGATAATCCCAGAAGGATCCATCAAGCCAAAAAAATTTACCAGACTGAGAGAGTGAGaaaaaaggtttttttgtttttttttttcaaaaaaagaaaaccgaacgaaagaaagaaagtcagaagGTGTTGAGTAATGAGAAACTACAGTGGATGCATGTCAatgaaaaacagacaatataaCAACTCAATCATTTCTCTTTGCTCTACACGTTTGTGAATCTCTTCACACTTCTGTGTTTTTTTACCTTAAAGAATTCAAAGCCTCCGAGCCAGAAGCGCAGGTTTTTCGGGTTAAATTTTTTCACAATGCAGAGCAAGTAATTATTCTCCTTGTAACTATGCACTGACACCAGATGAGCACCAGGGGCTTTGGACCTACACTTGAACTGAAAACAGGAAGAACATTTGATGACTACACAAtacattgattttatttttatttattttttaatgatgaaGGTAACAATGTGAAGGATAATAGAAATGAAATCTCTTTactgtaacaatgtaacaacctttttaaaaatacagagtGCTGCAACCTACCTCGGCTTGAGTGAAGTTCTGAGGCCAGCTGAAGTATTTGACACAGTAGCGGCCCACTTTGAACCAATCAGTGAAGCCATGCACACCACACGCTTTAGGCATACGGCACCACGAAGTGCCATTCATATCGCTGACATCAAAACCTAAATGGCAGAATGACACCCAGGACAGTTTTAAGCTCTAGGCAATTTAAAAATTTTGTCTGTTTGAAAGATAAACTTGTAATATATTACTTTGTTAATATATCTGTTAATATACTAATGCTGTTAATGTATAATCAAAACAGGTCATATCAGTGAGCATAGAAAATACTCTATAAACCTATactctttatgccaaaaaggttattttatatgaggagaaatgtcttaaatgattgcataaaaCTTTTGTGTTGAACGAAAACACCATGATGGGAACCCCTAAAAGGTTTTATATATGAAGTACATGACAGAACCttttctatatagaaccttaaagggtagAATTGGGAAATGTCAACAGAAATATAttgttaaattaaacattaccTCTCTCCATTGTTAAGAAGTTGCCACTCCCAAAAAGAAGAGTCAGCAACAGAACAAATCCCGATCCTGATTTCCACtgcggaaaaaaaaaataaataaataaaaaataaaatgtataacaaAGAGTGTTCATTCAAAAATAGTACTTACCATTGCAGTTGCTGCACTTTTGTCTTCTATCTGTCCTCACAGTGACGCATGTCTCACATTATTTTATACTATTCCATTCGTGTTCACAACTCCTCCCCTTCTCTCAATCCTCAGTCTTCAGGTTTTTTATCCATCACTCAGGAAACAGTGTCTGAATAACTAATCAATTTAAAGTGCATTGCTACAAAAGTAACATTAATACTTGCATTACATCTTAATTACATCTGTTAATCCTTTACAATATTAGTATTATCTGTTATGTAAACtataatgattaatttaaaactaGCACAATCAAGAGATGCAGAAGTTGGCTCAAAATAGGGGCACAATACTGTGTTAATATGAGGGAATTTTCCAttataattttcagttttttgtacctgtattttgaattaCACATTGTGTTGTTTTAGGATTAAAGGAAATGTCCCTAAACGGATAACGTCCTGACAGAATATTATCAGTACCTTTTCCATTTTtcttccgtttttttttttacagtttgcaGAGATAtgcatacactcaaaaaaaaaaagttttttttttgatgctgttcagtttatttaaaggtgccctcgaatcaaaaattgaattttccttagcatagttgaataacaagagttcagtacatggaaaagacatgcactgagtttcaaaccccattgtttcctccttcttatataaacctcatttgtttaaaatacatccggagaacaggcgaatctcaacataacaccgactgttacgtaacagtcggggactccgcccccaatatttgcatatgctcatGATCCAGGCCAGGCGGAACCGCCCAGCGGAATCATCGGAAGTTCTGCAAGCAGAGTGAAGAAACAAGCCAAGCGAGgataacagcgaaaatggcagatcatggaaataaatgttatgttccAGGCTGTGAAGGGGATGTGAAAACTTTTCAtagtcttcctccagaaaaaaactgtcaaaaggCATGGCTGATGTTTATCTATAACCGGATACCGGAACAATTTAACTCAAAGTTGTTAGTTTGCTCTGCCCATTTCACCACGGACAGCTTTTCTAACCTGGGACAATATCAAGCAGGCTTCGCTCAGCGTTTGACACTGAAGAAAGGGGTAATTCCAACTATATTCCCGCAAGCAGTAAGTAGTGCTTTTATCCACATCTTGGCTGTAGAAACTAtttctgattaaatgtaaagtttcttaGTGAGCTAACAACATTAACGACCATGTACCCAGTGTTGTCTAGATCTAATGCAAGATGCTAGTACAGTAACAAATAGCAAAGTTtacgtaactactattaacggtGAGGTTAAAATTTATTACTGTCTTTGTTATATAAATCTATAACATAACCGTAGATACATATGCCAATTCTCTTTTGTcggatataattataatttgaccTATATTTAACCAACAACACATTACACCGAAGCTAACTATGTTAGTTTATTTGCTTACAGATAGCTACAGATACTCGATCCTTCTAGCTAACTTTCTACACCGTTCAGACTGAAACGATAGTCATTTGACAAGACATTTAGtcactttttttcaaatatttttatttttgagaactTGTATGACTTGTATGCGTACACCTGTGGAAAAAGATATTTATAGACGATGTAAGTTTTTGTTACTAATAGCTAAATCGTAATCACACTACGGCAGCTGAGTAGTAAACATGACACTGCTTTTTTGGAATGTCTTCTATGCTTTACTTTGGTTggctaaataaatcaaatttaaaa from Megalobrama amblycephala isolate DHTTF-2021 linkage group LG7, ASM1881202v1, whole genome shotgun sequence harbors:
- the LOC125272216 gene encoding lectin-like, which produces MWKSGSGFVLLLTLLFGSGNFLTMERGFDVSDMNGTSWCRMPKACGVHGFTDWFKVGRYCVKYFSWPQNFTQAEFKCRSKAPGAHLVSVHSYKENNYLLCIVKKFNPKNLRFWLGGFEFFKSGKFFWLDGSFWDYQVWTRGEPNHMYTATEECVEMNWKEVGRWNDDSCSVKKSYICAFNRHYMLEKDLE